The Poecilia reticulata strain Guanapo unplaced genomic scaffold, Guppy_female_1.0+MT scaffold_785, whole genome shotgun sequence genomic sequence AGGGTTCGTGTGGTGATcttgtctttctctctgtgaaagattaaaaacagcattaatCCTCCAGATCTGCAATTTGACCTACAGCAAAATGTTTGTGCTCAAAATAATAGCATTGGGAACACTGCTCATTCTATAttccaaattaaaacatgaagaaaaatgaatcaCATTTCTTAAGAAAgtgatggtttttaaaaaaaatgttttatattgcAGAAATGATGCATTCAATGTCACCACACTGAGCTTCTTTTGGATTAAGTTCCAGTGCTCACACTGTTCCCTTCATAAAACTAAGCTTGCTGGTCTCAAAACAAAACGCTGCTTTTTCACTGGTCTCCATTTAATTGTCTTCATCGACGAAGCAACGTCACCTCAAGTATTATGATGCATTCAAACTTCATATGACATTCGTCCCCATTGCATGATACCTGAGCCACTATGCTTTTACTGTGGCTGAAATGCTGCGTTTGTGGGTCGTTTTAACCTGAACAAGAACCTTCGTCAGTCTGTTAAATGTGGCTTCTTTCCTTTTTAGGTCAGTTAAAGTGTTTTCTGGCAAACCTCTTCAACTAATGACTCTTTTTCCAGAGACTTTTCTGGTCCCAtaggtgttttgtttattctcttAAATAGGCATTCAATCGTGTTTCCTGTTTTCACGTGACTatcagaaaatgattttatcaACCAAAAAAAGGGCCCAATCTTCTTAGCGATGAACTAGTTATTTCTAGAATTAAAGAATAAGTCACTCTGGCTGCCATGGTGTATTGAGTCAACATTTGATATCTGTATTCAAAGGTTGAAGATCATGTTGAGCTTAGACATGATTGTAAGATGAAACctttgtgttaatttaaaataaatgcctgttttttgtttttgacacttTGGCATGACTTTATGTAAAGgcttgtttaaaaataacttttgctgCTCCAGCTCTTCCAATAAAATTAGGCACAAAAATCACTTCTAGAAATGACCTTAAAGTCATTACAGGGTACGCtataatcaatcaaattttacagaaattgtatttttcatagTCTAAATATTTCCATCACAAATTAGGAAAATGGAAAGCTGCAAACCGTATAAATGAAGTAAatgctgctgcaaaaacaaaaataaaaaaaaaattccaggcCATGTCAAACACTTGAGAGGGGATCTGGTGGCAGACGGGTTCGTTTTGCACTTACACGACATGTACGACGACTCCCATACCGGACACAGCATCCCGATCCACTGCGTTCAGCATCGCCTGGGAGATGGTCTCAAACAGGTCCTCTGGTTCCTGCAGGACCAcaaacatttatcattttagtCATGAGAATCGCTACGAACAGCTCACACATTTGCAGGTAGATCAACCAGAGTTCACATGGAAATACAAGCAAATGGTTTACTTCCTGCACTTTAGATGTGTAGGTTTTACACAGAAATGGTCAATGTAAGACTTTATGATTAGGAATCCCAAGCAATGTGGCTGTTGATTGCCAGGAAATGAGCTATTATTATAACTAAGATTTGTGGCCCTGTTGTTCGTTACATTTAATGTAAGAACTGAAAACGCCGACTGTGCATCGATTCAGATGCACACAAGTctcaaaaaaaaaggacaagaaatTCCTTTAGTCCTTTATTTTTAACTAGAAAATCCCTAATGGATTTGAACAAACATGTACACGTCAAGTTCCTTCAGTGAAGGCAGCTCTCAGTGAAGGTCCCCGTCAAAAATCGGATGACTTCATTAAGTCCAACTCGGCTGCAGTGAATACTGACCATGTCCGGCTCCCACAACGACTCGCACATGCCGTACATCTGCTCCGAGCAGGTGCCGCTCACTACAAAGTCTTCTGTTACCATggggcagccaatcagatccaaGGAGCAGATGAACGGTTCAAGGGTTTTGGGATCTAGTCCTGCGATCACTGGCTCAATGTAGTACGGTCCGaacctaattaaaaaaaaaaaaaaaaaaaagacaataaccACAATTTGACGAGGTGATCTCTgctaaaataaaagcctgtatGAGGAACTGCTGCAAGGTAGCAACTCAATTCAGTCAGCTGGGCTTCCTCTGACAGATAACCTTTCACCATTTGGCATGACACTCTGAATGTGACTATACTGCATCATAATTGGTATTTAGTTGGATTGTAATTAATTTGACCTATTAATCTTGTTAAGTGTCTTGAGTGTAATTATATGAATAGCAATACAAATAGACAGACAATAACTTGGAGGAATcatggatggataaataaacagattaatttATAAGAAGCTGGATCAGTGGACACACATTTTATATAATGGAATAAAATAtggtaaaacaaatatttttccatacttcatttcctttttcataattatccagacctggaaaaagtttaaatctaaatctataCTACAGTATAGCCATATGTTAGTGATGCCTTGAAATGCatcaaatttcaaaacaaattgtCTTTAAATTTGAAATTGTCTGCAAGAGTCACTGGAAATCAGAAACTGACACTTTGCAATAAAAAGTACAATCGCAGATTAACAAAGAGGTAATActaattttctgaatttatcaTTTGAATTCAACATgtgcttaaaatgtttcagcaggtgaaaaaaaaacaacagtttttttgaTTAAACTTGTAACCCAGGAGAAAACCTCTGACAGAAAAAGGATTGTACAGACAAACTTACTCACCTCCTTTCATACAGCAGATTGGACACCATACTCATGAAGGTTTTTGGCTTGATCTGACGACCTTCCTTCAGCTCATACAGGTTCAGTCTGAATTTAAGCCTCTGTGCTCTAAACACAATGTAGAGAGAACAAGTTTCCATCATTCATCTGTAGCTGCTAACCTACATCTGCAATATTTTTGCTCCTTTCTGTGACAAATACTTTCTTGTTGTGGGGAAACTGGATTATTAAAGTCAGGGACACTCACACTGTCTGGACATCAGTAGCCAGACCAGCCAGCCCGATGTAGAGTCTATCTCCCATGGGGAAGACCTTCTGGAAGTCTGTGGTGACCATCTGAGCCTGAATGCCGTACCGCCGGTCTGCAGCTATCGCCACACAGTTCTTCCCCCGCATGGCCATGACGGCCCCACCGTTATAGTTCATTATAGACTGGAGTAGAGGATGGAGAGTCAGTCAGAGCAGATGCAAAGAACACATCTATTTactactttatgtttttgtattattttcagatAATACTGCGTTATTGACTTTGTTTAAGCAGGTCAATGACTCATTACACAAAAACAAGGTCCACTCATTTGTCAGCTgttgtgagggaaaaaaaatgtagggaagatgtttaaatgaattattgattttaggaatttaaaaaaaaatgaggaggTCCTCTTAGTGATGATTAATGGTCAACAGTCTGAAAAA encodes the following:
- the psmb3 gene encoding proteasome subunit beta type-3; translation: MNYNGGAVMAMRGKNCVAIAADRRYGIQAQMVTTDFQKVFPMGDRLYIGLAGLATDVQTVAQRLKFRLNLYELKEGRQIKPKTFMSMVSNLLYERRFGPYYIEPVIAGLDPKTLEPFICSLDLIGCPMVTEDFVVSGTCSEQMYGMCESLWEPDMEPEDLFETISQAMLNAVDRDAVSGMGVVVHVVEKDKITTRTLKARMD